In Parerythrobacter aestuarii, the sequence GACGATCCGGGCTGATGCCGTTGGAGATGTCGAAGCCAACCCAGCCGAGCCCTTCGACATGCGCTTCGGCCCATGCGTGGGTCGCATCCTGGTCGACCCGGTCATTCATCATCAGGTAGCCGCTGACATAGCGAGCCGGGAATTCGGCCGCGCGCGCGGCGGCGATGAAGATATGGGCATGATCCTGGCAGACACCGCTGCCCTGCTCGATTGCCTGCTCGGCGGTTGTGCGCACCCCGGTCTCGCCGACCCGATATTCCACCCGGTCACGAATGGCTGCGGACAGCTTATGCAGATAGTCGAGCGGCTCACCGGTATCGTGATCAACGTCGCGCAGGAAGGCTCGCAGTTTCGCACCCGGCGCCGTGAGGGGGGTCTGGCCCATGAAGCTCCACAGCGGCAAGTGCCCGGAATGGCGACCGATTACCCCGGCGTTGTCTTCGGTTTCGACAATCCCGGTGCATTCGACCGTGACATGCCGCGCCTCTTCCTCGACCGCGATCAGCGTCACTGTGTTGTGATGCTGGTCTTCGTATTCGAGCTCTGGCCGCGCATTCTCATAGCGCATCGCCCAGTCGATGATCTTCTGGCCCTGCGTCGACTTCGGGGTCAGCCGCAGCCGCTGCAACCCGTGCACGGCCGGCTCGGTATAGGTGTAGAGCGTCGTATGACGGACAGAGAGGCGCATCAGGCGTGGAACCGGTAGTCTTCGCCGATCGCATTGGCGATACGGGCATTGGTGTTCATGAAATCGATCAGGAACTGGTGCAGGCCCTGGTCAAAGATGGCATCGACAGTGAGGTCAGTCAGCCGCATGTCGGATTGTCGCATGAGCTCATTGCTTTCACCTTCCCGCTTGTGGATGCGGGCCAGCGCCATAAGCTCGTCGCGCAACGCATTATGGCAAAACGCGAGGCTGCGCGGGAAGCGTTCATCGAGCACCAGGAAATCGACGATGCCCCGCGCTTCCATTTGCCCGGCATGCAGCCAGCTGTAAGCGCGATCGCCGGCAACCGAGCGGAGCACATTTTCCCATTGCCCGCTGTCGAGGCTAGATCCGACATAGGAGAGCGACGGCAGCAGCAGGTAATACTTGATATCGAGGATCCGCGCTGTGCTGTCACCACGCTCCAGGAAGGTCCCGGCCCGGGCGAAGTGGAAACCTTCGTCGCGCAGCATGGAGCCTGCCATTGCCCCATGTGCCAGCGTGCCCGCGCGCCGGATCGAGGCGAGGACATTCCCGACTTGCCCCTGGCTCACCGGGCGCGCCAGCAGGTCCCTGATCTGCATCCAGCTTTCATTGACGACGGTCCACAGTTCCCCGCTGATCGCGTTGCGGGCAGAGCGGGCATTGGTCCGCACACCGTCGATCATGTCCATCACGCTGGAGGGATTGTCCTTGTCACGCAGGATAAAATTCCACGCATTCTGCCCTTCGTAGTTGTCGAACTTGGCATCGAAGGCTGCACTACGCCCAGCGGTCTGGATGATCGAACGCCATTCGGCCTCCGAGGACTCGATGTCACGGGTCAGCGCCATACGCAGGCCAGCCTCAAGCAAGCGCGCTGTATTCTCCGCCCGCTCGAGATAGCGGAACATCCAGAACAGGCTGTTGGCTGTCCGGCCTAGCATGATGGGGCCCCACTCATTCCTTGAGCACCCATGTATCCTTGGTGCCGCCGCCCTGGCTGGAATTGACCACCAGCGAGCCCTTCTTCAGCGCCACGCGGGTAAGGCCCCCGGGTGTGATCTCGATCCCGTTGGGATTGACCAGCACGAAGGGGCGCAAATCGACGTGGCGGGGGGCAAGCCCCTTCTTGGTAAAGATCGGGCAGGTCGACAGCGATAGCGTCGGCTGGGCGATGTAGTTGGCCGGATTGGCCTCCAGCTTCTTGCGGAATTCCTTGATCTCGCGCTTCGAGGCAGTCGGGCCGATCAGCATGCCATAGCCGCCCGAGCCATGAACCTCCTTCACCACCAGCTCATCGAGGTTGTCGAGCACGTATTTGAGGCTCTCCTTGTCGGCACAGCGCCAGGTCTCGACGTTGGGCAACAAGGGTTTCTCACCGGTGTAGAATTCGACGATCTCAGGCATGAAGCTGTAGATCGCCTTGTCATCGGCCACCCCGGTCCCGGGCGCGTTGGCGATCGTGATCCGGCCGGCGCGATAGACGTCCATGATACCCGGAACGCCCAGCACGCTGTCGGGATTGAAGGTCAGCGGATCGAGGAACTCGTCATCGACGCGGCGATAGATCACATCGACCGGCTGGTAACCGCGCGTGGTGCGCATGGCGACCCGACCATCGATCACTCTCAGGTCGCTGCCTTCAACCAGTTCCGCCCCCATCTGGTCGGCCAGGAAGGCATGCTCGAAATAGGCAGAATTGTAGATACCCGGGGTCAACACCGCGACTACAGGCTTGCCGCTGGCACAATCGGGTGCGCAGGCGGCCAGGCTGCGGGCCAGCCTGCGCGGATAGTTCGAGACTGCCTCGACCCCGACCCGTGTGAACAGTTCAGGG encodes:
- a CDS encoding transglutaminase family protein; its protein translation is MRLSVRHTTLYTYTEPAVHGLQRLRLTPKSTQGQKIIDWAMRYENARPELEYEDQHHNTVTLIAVEEEARHVTVECTGIVETEDNAGVIGRHSGHLPLWSFMGQTPLTAPGAKLRAFLRDVDHDTGEPLDYLHKLSAAIRDRVEYRVGETGVRTTAEQAIEQGSGVCQDHAHIFIAAARAAEFPARYVSGYLMMNDRVDQDATHAWAEAHVEGLGWVGFDISNGISPDRRYIRVATGRDYRDAAPVTGISLGGRAEGMQVQVAVEQQTIEQ
- a CDS encoding alpha-E domain-containing protein: MLGRTANSLFWMFRYLERAENTARLLEAGLRMALTRDIESSEAEWRSIIQTAGRSAAFDAKFDNYEGQNAWNFILRDKDNPSSVMDMIDGVRTNARSARNAISGELWTVVNESWMQIRDLLARPVSQGQVGNVLASIRRAGTLAHGAMAGSMLRDEGFHFARAGTFLERGDSTARILDIKYYLLLPSLSYVGSSLDSGQWENVLRSVAGDRAYSWLHAGQMEARGIVDFLVLDERFPRSLAFCHNALRDELMALARIHKREGESNELMRQSDMRLTDLTVDAIFDQGLHQFLIDFMNTNARIANAIGEDYRFHA
- a CDS encoding circularly permuted type 2 ATP-grasp protein, with translation MAGPGEYFDERCDTEGNVRPAYRDYDTWFQAQESDFLRRKNVEAEGLFRRTGITFNVYGEDDAEERLIPFDMVPRIISAAEWRRLSRGIEQRVSAINAFLYDLYHRQEIIRAGRIPERLFRNNAAWLPEMVGFTPPGGVYTHIVGIDLVRTGPDDFFVLEDNARTPSGVSYMLENRETMMGMFPELFTRVGVEAVSNYPRRLARSLAACAPDCASGKPVVAVLTPGIYNSAYFEHAFLADQMGAELVEGSDLRVIDGRVAMRTTRGYQPVDVIYRRVDDEFLDPLTFNPDSVLGVPGIMDVYRAGRITIANAPGTGVADDKAIYSFMPEIVEFYTGEKPLLPNVETWRCADKESLKYVLDNLDELVVKEVHGSGGYGMLIGPTASKREIKEFRKKLEANPANYIAQPTLSLSTCPIFTKKGLAPRHVDLRPFVLVNPNGIEITPGGLTRVALKKGSLVVNSSQGGGTKDTWVLKE